The following coding sequences are from one Cygnus olor isolate bCygOlo1 chromosome 2, bCygOlo1.pri.v2, whole genome shotgun sequence window:
- the SALL3 gene encoding sal-like protein 3 isoform X1 produces MSRRKQAKPQHLKSDEELQAEVVSEHEAEKKPELPSESEKCRNGWEGCSSPPGAAARPAVPGEGADDGDSGNESRSGSEETNVCEKCCAEFFKWTDFLEHKKNCTKNPLVLIVNEDETAPPPAEEFPEPSPASSPSDQAESEVAEEGAQTENNDSSEIKSTEKEEEPMEVETSVEKSFQNQGTSNTATPLPQIPEPSSMTSYTMPNTNVTLETLLSTKVAVAQFSQSARSTTSASISSGVTAVAIPMILEQLMALQQQQIHQLQLIEQIRSQVAMMNRQPLRPSLNPVIAAQGAPGQASNQLQGFATSAAIQLAAVIPPSIMGQATGGQPAAFDGSQHISRPTSGASTPNISSSGSSAPPESSVPSSSNAITSVTPVSVSNATNSASQPQNASTPPSIGHGSLTSVSNLPNPLLPQTSSNSVIFPNPLVSIAATANALDPLSALMKHRKGKPPNVSVFEPKSSSEDPFFKHKCRFCAKVFGSDSALQIHLRSHTGERPFKCNICGNRFSTKGNLKVHFQRHKEKYPHIQMNPYPVPEYLDNVPTCSGIPYGMSLPPEKPVTTWLDSKPVLPTIPTSIGLQLPPTIHGVNSFGDSPSITPMSRSPQRPSPASSECTSLSPSLNTSESGIPVSAESPQPIQSGSCLTKAEPVSLPPTGTRLGELSVGGQVSTASTSSVPTTVTDSSVSTSLPNPVLPAMSDQFKAKFPFGGLLDSMQTSETSKLQQLVENIDKKMTDPNQCVICHRVLSCQSALKMHYRTHTGERPFKCKICGRAFTTKGNLKTHFGVHRAKPPLRVQHSCPICQKKFTNAVVLQQHIRMHMGGQIPNTPLPEGFQDAMDSELSYDEKNIDTLSNFDDDIDENSMEEDPELKDAASDSSKPLISYSGSCPSSPPSVISSIAALENQMKMIDSVMNCQQLTSLKSIENGSGESDHLSNDSSSAVGDLESQSAGSPAMSESSSSMQALSPVNSNSESFRSKSPGLSNQEEPQEIQLKTEKPDSPPPATENGGALDLTSTNPGRPVIKEEAPFSLLFLNRERGPSQSTPSLVTSTAPTMIKMEVNGHSKPISLGEVPSLPAGIQVPAAPQTVMSPGITPMLAPPPRRTPKQHNCQSCGKTFSSASALQIHERTHTGEKPFGCTICGRAFTTKGNLKVHMGTHMWNNAPARRGRRLSVENPMALLGGDALKFSEMFQKDLAARAMNVDPNFWNQYAAAITNGLAMKNNEISVIQNGGIPQLPVSLGGGAIPPLSNLTSGMDKARTGSSPPIVGLDKASSETGASRPFTRFIEDNKEIGIN; encoded by the exons ATGTCTCGTCGAAAGCAAGCGAAACCCCAGCATCTCAAATCGGACGAAGAGCTGCAAGCGGAGGTAGTTTCTGAGCACG aagcagaaaaaaaacccGAACTTCCGTCCGAGAGCGAAAAGTGCCGAAATGGTTGGGAAGGCTGTTCGTCTCCTCCAGGAGCTGCGGCCCGGCCGG CAGTcccaggggaaggagcagatgATGGTGACAGTGGGAATGAAAGCAGGAGTGGAAGTGAAGAAACCAACGTTTGTGAGAAATGCTGTGCAGAGTTCTTCAAGTGGACAGACTTCTTAGAGCACAAGAAGAACTGCACTAAAAACCCCCTGGTGCTGATTGTGAACGAAGATGAAACAGCTCCACCCCCTGCGGAGGAGTTCCCTGAGCCCTCACCTGCTAGCTCTCCTAGTGACCAGGCAGAGAGTGAAGTTGCTGAAGAAGGCGCccagacagaaaacaatgaCAGCTCTGAGATAAAAAGCAcggaaaaggaagaagagccAATGGAGGTAGAAACGTCTGTGGAGAAAAGTTTCCAGAATCAAGGCACCTCAAACACAGCTACTCCTCTACCTCAGATCCCTGAACCATCATCTATGACAAGCTACACCATGCCAAACACGAATGTCACACTAGAGACTCTGCTGAGCACTAAAGTGGCGGTCGCACAGTTCTCACAGAGCGCACGGTCCACCACTTCTGCCAGCATAAGCAGCGGGGTGACAGCTGTGGCCATCCCAATGATTCTGGAGCAGCTcatggctctgcagcagcagcagattcaCCAGCTCCAGCTCATCGAGCAGATCCGTAGTCAGGTGGCGATGATGAACCGCCAGCCGCTACGTCCATCCCTGAACCCTGTTATCGCTGCCCAGGGTGCTCCAGGGCAGGCATCGAACCAGCTGCAAGGGTTTGCCACAAGCGCTGCTATTCAGCTGGCTGCGGTCATTCCTCCTTCCATCATGGGACAGGCCACCGGTGGTCAGCCTGCTGCCTTTGACGGTTCTCAGCACATCTCAAGACCTACATCTGGAGCGAGTACGCCCAATATATCCAGCAGTGGCTCTTCTGCCCCACCTGAATCGAGTGTACCCTCCTCCTCTAATGCAATTACATCTGTAACTCCTGTTTCCGTGTCAAATGCTACTAACAGTGCTTCACAGCCCCAGAATGCTTCAACTCCACCTTCAATAGGACATGGAAGCCTCACCTCAGTTTCTAACCTGCCAAACCCACTTCTACCTCAGACTTCATCAAATAGTGTGATCTTCCCCAATCCGCTAGTTAGCATTGCTGCAACGGCTAATGCACTAGATCCTCTGTCTGCCCTTATGAAGCACCGCAAAGGAAAGCCACCAAATGTGTCAGTGTTTGAACCCAAGTCAAGCTCCGAGGACCccttttttaaacataaatgcCGATTTTGTGCCAAGGTCTTTGGAAGTGACAGTGCTTTACAAATACACCTCCGCTCACATACAGGTGAAAGACCTTTTAAATGTAACATATGCGGAAACCGGTTTTCCACAAAGGGAAACCTGAAAGTACATTTTCAGAGGCATAAAGAGAAATACCCTCATATCCAGATGAACCCCTATCCCGTTCCAGAATACCTCGATAATGTGCCCACTTGCTCTGGAATCCCATATGGGATGTCACTGCCCCCCGAAAAGCCAGTCACAACATGGTTAGACAGCAAACCTGTTTTACCAACCATCCCAACTTCCATTGGGCTCCAGCTGCCCCCCACTATACACGGTGTAAACAGTTTTGGAGATTCTCCAAGTATTACTCCCATGAGCCGGTCACCCCAGAGGCCTTCTCCTGCCTCCAGTGAATGCACTTCTTTATCCCCGAGCCTCAACACATCCGAGTCAGGCATTCCAGTGTCTGCTGAATCCCCGCAGCCCATTCAGAGCGGCTCATGTCTGACTAAGGCAGAACCTGTCAGTCTGCCTCCCACGGGCACACGGCTCGGGGAACTCTCTGTAGGTGGGCAAGTTTCCACAGCTTCCACATCTTCAGTTCCTACTACTGTTACAGACAGCAGTGTTTCAACAAGCCTCCCAAACCCTGTGCTTCCAGCAATGTCTGACCAGTTTAAGGCAAAATTTCCATTTGGTGGTCTGTTAGACTCTATGCAAACATCAGAAACCTCAAAACTGCAACAGCTGGTAGAGAACATTGATAAGAAGATGACAGATCCAAATCAATGTGTCATTTGTCACCGTGTGCTTAGTTGTCAGAGTGCTCTCAAGATGCATTACAGAACGCATACAGGAGAAAGaccatttaaatgcaaaatttgtGGACGTGCCTTTACTACAAAAGGCAAtctaaaaacacattttggagTTCATCGAGCGAAGCCCCCACTTAGAGTACAGCACTCATGTCCCATTTGTCAGAAGAAATTTACAAATGCAGTTGTTCTTCAGCAGCATATTCGTATGCATATGGGTGGGCAAATTCCAAACACGCCATTACCAGAGGGCTTCCAGGATGCCATGGACTCAGAGCTTTCCTATGATGAGAAGAACATTGACACATTGAGCAACTTCGATGATGACATTGATGAAAATTCTATGGAAGAGGACCCAGAGTTAAAGGATGCGGCAAGTGACTCATCCAAACCCCTTATCTCTTACTCTGGGTCATGTCCTTCTTCACCACCTTCTGTGATCTCCAGTATTGCTGCTTTGGAgaatcaaatgaaaatgattgaTTCTGTCATGAACTGTCAGCAGCTGACCAGTTTAAAATCCATAGAAAATGGATCAGGAGAAAGTGACCATTTAAGCAATGACTCCTCATCGGCTGTTGGCGATCTCGAAAGCCAGAGTGCAGGTAGCCCTGCAATGTCAGAGTCTTCTTCCTCCATGCAAGCTCTGTCTCCTGTAAATAGCAATAGTGAAAGTTTTAGATCAAAGTCTCCAGGTCTCAGTAACCAGGAAGAACCACaagaaatacaattaaagacagaaaaaccaGACAGTCCACCACCTGCAACTGAAAATGGAGGCGCATTAGATCTGACATCCACCAACCCAGGAAGACCGGTCATCAAAGAGGAGGCTCCTTTTAGCCTGCTGTTCCTGAACAGAGAACGTG GTCCCAGCCAAAGTACTCCTAGCCTGGTCACCAGTACAGCGCCTACCATGATCAAAATGGAAGTGAATGGTCACAGCAAGCCGATCTCTTTGGGTGAGGTTCCCTCGCTTCCAGCTGGAATCCAGGTTCCTGCTGCACCACAGACAGTGATGAGTCCGGGGATCACCCCTATGCTGGCACCCCCCCCTCGCCGGACTCCCAAGCAGCACAACTGTCAGTCTTGTGGGAAGACCTTCTCCTCAGCAAGTGCACTGCAGATACACGAGCGCACCCATACTGGTGAAAAACCGTTTGGTTGCACAATCTGTGGTAGAGCTTTTACCACAAAGGGGAATCTTAAG GTTCACATGGGAACTCACATGTGGAATAACGCCCCTGCACGCCGTGGCCGCCGCCTCTCCGTGGAAAACCCCATGGCTTTGCTGGGTGGTGATGCGCTGAAGTTCTCTGAGATGTTCCAGAAAGATTTGGCAGCTCGGGCCATGAATGTTGACCCCAATTTTTGGAACCAATATGCTGCAGCTATCACTAATGGACTTGCTATGAAGAACAATGAGATTTCTGTCATACAGAATGGAGGCATTCCTCAGCTCCCAGTAAGTCTAGGTGGAGGCGCCATCCCGCCTCTAAGTAACCTTACCAGTGGCATGGACAAAGCTcgcacaggcagcagccctcCCATTGTTGGTTTGGACAAAGCAAGTTCTGAAACTGGAGCCAGTCGTCCATTCACCAGATTTATTGAGGATAATAAAGAGATTGGCATTAATTAA